Proteins from a genomic interval of Capsicum annuum cultivar UCD-10X-F1 unplaced genomic scaffold, UCD10Xv1.1 ctg1491, whole genome shotgun sequence:
- the LOC107855027 gene encoding inactive protein RESTRICTED TEV MOVEMENT 2, with amino-acid sequence MENGYKDRCSCCSHSRIYEDFVPSSELVHGKDYDTLLLNLPGFKKEEVKVQLCKTGILKISGQRPVNKFLSFQKDIPVSRNCDKSKINARLVNGILYVKHPKLITKKEKELPASTSELPEQDYKKTELDDLSKQDNAENSHAKQEPKTISPNISEKTQVKQDESTKDDTTRNASDLFAKLKVSRQVMNMALAAVVVLGFGRYVVNVMRSPKKAKE; translated from the exons atggAAAATGGGTACAAAGATAGATGTAGCTGTTGTAGCCACTCAAGAATATATGAAGATTTTGTGCCGTCATCAGAATTGGTTCATGGAAAAGACTATGATACCCTTCTTCTTAATCTACCAG GTTTCAAGAAAGAAGAGGTGAAGGTTCAACTTTGCAAAACAGGAATTCTAAAGATCAGTGGTCAAAGGCCAGTCAataaattcttgagctttcaaaagGACATTCCTGTTTCAAGAAATTGTGACAAAAGTAAAATCAATGCAAGGCTTGTAAATGGCATTCTATATGTCAAACATCCAAAACtcataacaaaaaaagaaaaagaattgccAGCCTCAACTAGTGAATTACCAGAACAGGATTACAAGAAAACAGAATTAGATGACTTAAGCAAGCAGGACAACGCTGAAAATTCCCATGCCAAACAAGAACCAAAGACTATTAGTCCAAATATCAGTGAAAAAACACAAGTTAAACAGGATGAATCGACAAAAGATGACACAACACGAAATGCCAGCGATTTATTTGCAAAGTTGAAGGTGTCTAGGCAAGTTATGAACATGGCCCTGGCTGCTGTGGTGGTTCTTGGTTTCGGTCGTTATGTTGTCAATGTGATGAGGTCTCCAAAGAAAGCTAAGGAATGA